One genomic window of Mucilaginibacter sp. SJ includes the following:
- a CDS encoding Lrp/AsnC family transcriptional regulator, producing MAPQTEQEKAGIQLDEKDYEILRLVERNAKLTVREIAVKINLSPTPAHERIKRLEKAGVIKRYTAILDKRMLNKRIMVICMVTLREHSRKAGADFITAVMEFDEVIECYNISGDFDFMLKIVSESMDSYHSFFVNKLSEVKGIGHSKSTFVMDIIKETNHLL from the coding sequence ATGGCCCCACAAACAGAACAAGAAAAAGCAGGCATTCAGCTTGATGAAAAAGATTACGAAATATTACGGTTGGTTGAACGGAATGCCAAGCTTACCGTGCGGGAAATTGCTGTTAAGATTAATCTAAGCCCTACGCCTGCACACGAACGTATTAAGCGCCTCGAAAAAGCCGGGGTTATTAAACGCTATACCGCCATTTTAGATAAGCGGATGCTGAATAAACGCATCATGGTTATTTGCATGGTAACCCTGCGCGAACATAGCCGCAAAGCAGGCGCCGATTTTATTACAGCTGTAATGGAGTTTGATGAAGTAATAGAATGCTATAACATATCTGGCGACTTTGATTTTATGCTTAAAATTGTTTCTGAAAGCATGGATAGTTACCATTCGTTTTTTGTAAATAAACTAAGCGAAGTAAAGGGCATTGGCCATTCAAAAAGCACTTTTGTAATGGATATTATCAAAGAAACAAATCATTTGCTTTAA
- a CDS encoding MFS transporter, whose amino-acid sequence MTLKKNNVLIIASMAIFVEALDIAIINLTIPAIQKQFLVSNDQVQWLQTLYVLLYGGFLIIGGKLSDVAGPKKVFITGAILFLVTSLGAGLSGTFVFLSLSRAVQGLAAALIMPSALSIVTHTFTEERERSKAIGIFSSFAAVGSGSGLSIGGIISTYFGWHWVFLINVPILVFIIVIGWLCLANDAPEQKQSSPDLFSGILLVIGLLMLSYGVHELADIKQQYTFIIICAIGVVVCMRLLYVRLTRSANPLIDLSVFKASSVITANGVFILLGAFFTGYLFIISQLLQKDMHFTAARSGLLLVPFSLLSAAVAKFMLPGIMKRLTTEQTGLLGMSCMLTGGLVLISAVFTGYSLPLLLLSAAFISGLGMTICFTTLSVLAVKNIPKQHYGLASSLGTTAYFLGAGVGLSILTLFMQKSDEGASVSTLSLVILSMYALTGLLWLIIYVVNSVAGNMQVSLNESQRLPDVF is encoded by the coding sequence ATGACACTCAAAAAGAACAATGTCCTGATCATAGCCTCCATGGCCATATTTGTCGAAGCGCTTGACATCGCCATCATTAACCTCACCATTCCGGCAATACAAAAGCAGTTTCTGGTAAGCAATGATCAGGTTCAATGGTTGCAAACGCTCTATGTGCTATTGTACGGCGGTTTCCTGATCATAGGAGGGAAACTGTCTGATGTTGCCGGACCAAAGAAGGTCTTTATTACCGGTGCAATATTATTCCTGGTAACTTCATTAGGCGCCGGCTTATCGGGTACTTTTGTGTTTCTTAGTTTATCGAGGGCCGTACAAGGCCTGGCTGCAGCGCTGATCATGCCGTCGGCACTTTCCATCGTAACGCATACTTTTACCGAAGAACGGGAGCGGAGCAAGGCTATCGGGATCTTTAGCTCATTCGCAGCAGTTGGCTCTGGAAGCGGCCTTTCTATTGGCGGAATTATCAGCACTTACTTTGGCTGGCATTGGGTATTTTTGATTAATGTGCCAATACTGGTTTTTATTATTGTTATAGGCTGGCTGTGCCTGGCTAATGACGCTCCCGAACAAAAGCAGTCGTCTCCCGATCTGTTTTCGGGTATTTTATTGGTGATAGGTTTGCTGATGCTTAGCTACGGTGTGCATGAGCTTGCAGATATCAAACAACAATATACTTTTATTATAATTTGTGCCATAGGCGTGGTTGTTTGCATGAGGCTGTTATATGTTCGTTTAACCCGAAGTGCGAATCCGCTGATAGATCTTTCAGTTTTTAAAGCATCATCAGTTATTACCGCAAATGGTGTATTCATTTTGTTAGGTGCATTTTTCACCGGGTACCTGTTCATTATATCGCAATTATTGCAAAAAGACATGCATTTCACCGCAGCACGGTCGGGCTTGTTGCTGGTGCCTTTTAGCCTTTTATCAGCTGCTGTAGCTAAGTTTATGCTACCCGGCATCATGAAACGGTTAACAACCGAACAAACCGGGTTGTTGGGTATGAGTTGTATGTTAACCGGGGGGCTGGTTTTAATTTCTGCGGTATTTACAGGTTACTCTCTCCCTTTATTGCTGTTATCCGCTGCTTTTATATCCGGTTTAGGTATGACCATCTGTTTTACAACCTTATCAGTACTCGCTGTAAAAAACATTCCTAAACAACACTACGGGTTGGCATCAAGCCTCGGTACTACCGCTTACTTTTTAGGTGCCGGAGTAGGTTTGTCTATACTCACACTATTTATGCAAAAAAGCGATGAAGGCGCTTCAGTGAGCACTTTATCGCTTGTTATACTTAGTATGTATGCTTTAACCGGTTTGCTATGGCTCATTATTTACGTCGTAAATTCGGTAGCCGGGAACATGCAGGTATCATTAAATGAATCACAAAGACTGCCAGACGTTTTTTAA
- a CDS encoding DinB family protein, with the protein MENQITTTLQTDARINLLKVFEDTAGKLLSTIALFNDQQINIVPPHGGWTAGQIAEHVFKSALQLVPVLNGADKAAERNPAEKVKMIKDLFLDFEAKFKSAPNILPSDGPHNKSELIELLQTAIIQVREVITSRDLYAISTDLVVPFFGELTRLEWLYLICYHTQKHIHQLKNVWQSL; encoded by the coding sequence ATGGAAAATCAAATAACCACCACCCTTCAAACCGATGCACGTATCAACTTACTGAAAGTATTTGAAGATACTGCCGGTAAGTTGTTATCAACTATTGCTTTATTTAATGACCAGCAAATTAATATTGTACCACCCCACGGCGGATGGACAGCCGGGCAGATAGCGGAGCATGTTTTTAAATCGGCTTTACAACTTGTTCCGGTACTTAACGGTGCCGACAAAGCAGCAGAAAGAAATCCGGCCGAAAAGGTAAAAATGATAAAAGACCTGTTCCTTGATTTTGAGGCCAAATTCAAATCAGCCCCAAACATATTGCCATCAGATGGACCGCACAATAAATCTGAGCTTATCGAATTATTACAAACAGCTATCATCCAGGTTAGAGAAGTAATTACCTCCAGAGATCTTTATGCCATTAGTACTGACCTGGTAGTTCCTTTCTTTGGTGAGCTTACCCGGTTAGAATGGCTCTATCTTATTTGCTATCATACTCAAAAGCACATTCACCAGTTAAAAAACGTCTGGCAGTCTTTGTGA
- a CDS encoding VOC family protein has protein sequence MITKLNHVSVFVLDQDSAYDFYVNKLGFTVNTDAAMGPGMRWLTVCPPGQPELEISLMAITEGMMFDAQSAYQMRELVQRGTFGFGVFECNDLIATYEELKTKGVEFTKAPTKEFYGFEALFKDDSGNWFSLGEKKS, from the coding sequence ATGATAACTAAATTAAACCATGTGAGCGTATTTGTACTTGACCAGGACAGCGCTTATGATTTTTATGTAAACAAATTAGGCTTTACCGTAAATACAGATGCCGCCATGGGGCCGGGAATGCGCTGGCTTACTGTGTGTCCTCCCGGGCAACCCGAATTGGAAATATCACTCATGGCCATAACGGAGGGCATGATGTTCGACGCACAGTCGGCATATCAAATGCGCGAATTAGTACAGCGCGGCACCTTTGGGTTCGGCGTTTTTGAATGTAACGATCTTATAGCTACTTACGAGGAGTTAAAAACGAAAGGCGTTGAGTTTACTAAAGCCCCTACTAAAGAGTTTTACGGTTTTGAGGCTTTATTTAAAGATGACTCGGGTAATTGGTTTTCATTGGGCGAAAAGAAAAGTTAA
- a CDS encoding helix-turn-helix domain-containing protein: MTDQLPKIYLYRRLVQAKLFIDKNYHNPIDLNDIADEAYFSKYHFIRLFKNIYGKTPHQYLIQVRVENARLLLKRGLSVADVCYAVGFDSVTSFSALFKKITSCSPANYQQTELKRQAEMQQSPLKFIPGCFAREKEWLRNRNFQ; encoded by the coding sequence ATGACTGATCAATTACCCAAAATATACCTTTACCGCAGGCTTGTACAGGCTAAGTTATTCATTGATAAAAATTATCATAACCCCATCGACCTGAACGATATTGCCGACGAGGCTTATTTTTCCAAATATCATTTCATCAGGTTATTTAAGAACATCTATGGTAAAACACCGCATCAATACCTCATCCAGGTTCGAGTTGAAAATGCCCGGCTGCTATTAAAAAGAGGTCTCTCCGTTGCTGATGTTTGTTATGCTGTAGGTTTTGACAGTGTTACTTCATTTTCAGCTTTATTTAAAAAGATCACCTCCTGTTCTCCGGCAAACTACCAGCAGACAGAACTTAAACGGCAGGCGGAGATGCAGCAATCGCCTCTCAAATTTATACCAGGTTGTTTTGCCCGTGAAAAAGAATGGTTGCGAAATCGCAATTTTCAATAA
- a CDS encoding NAD(P)/FAD-dependent oxidoreductase: protein MNLYEQQPYWLIKNGIVASYPSLQKDLKLDVAIIGAGISAALTAWQLRNSGFSVAVFDKRHVGMGSTAASTAFLQYEIDTPLTSLKDLVGEANALKSYQLCRKAIYDIADLCISLKPAFDFSLKPSLQYASFKTHTASLMQEYKLRKKHDFDVHWLEADEIEQKFRFKASGAIFSADGGEVDAYLLTHALLTNFGKAGHKVYSNTDIKTIEHHKQGITLQTGNGSVIKAKKLVIACGYESLKYIPKKIAEINSTYALVSEPLPDVHFWYKNSLIWETAVPYMYFRAVSENRILVGGRDDPFHHPHIQPSVIKRKAGMLQQAFLKKMPHIPLKADFSWAGAFANTKDGLPYIGSIPERPDTYFALGFGGNGITFSVIAAEIIHDLILEKKNEHVQLFSFNR, encoded by the coding sequence ATGAATTTATATGAACAACAGCCTTACTGGCTAATAAAAAATGGCATAGTTGCCTCCTACCCTTCTCTTCAAAAAGATTTGAAGCTGGATGTGGCCATTATTGGAGCCGGCATCAGCGCTGCTTTAACGGCCTGGCAGCTCCGCAACTCGGGTTTCAGTGTAGCCGTTTTTGATAAGCGCCACGTTGGTATGGGTAGTACCGCGGCCAGCACTGCTTTCCTGCAATATGAAATTGATACGCCTCTTACATCTTTAAAAGATCTGGTCGGCGAAGCTAATGCCTTAAAAAGCTATCAACTTTGCCGCAAAGCTATTTACGATATTGCTGATTTGTGCATATCACTTAAACCCGCTTTTGATTTTAGCCTTAAGCCAAGTTTGCAGTATGCCAGCTTCAAAACACATACGGCATCGTTAATGCAGGAATATAAGCTCCGTAAAAAACATGATTTTGATGTACATTGGCTCGAGGCTGATGAAATTGAACAGAAATTTAGGTTTAAAGCTTCCGGGGCTATTTTCTCTGCAGATGGCGGGGAAGTCGACGCATATCTGCTTACCCATGCTTTACTTACAAATTTTGGCAAAGCCGGTCATAAAGTATACAGCAACACTGATATTAAAACCATTGAGCATCATAAACAAGGTATAACGCTGCAAACCGGCAACGGTTCCGTTATCAAAGCTAAAAAGCTGGTTATTGCATGCGGTTATGAAAGCTTAAAATATATCCCTAAAAAAATAGCCGAGATCAACTCAACTTACGCACTGGTTTCCGAGCCTTTGCCCGATGTACATTTCTGGTATAAGAACAGCCTGATTTGGGAAACTGCCGTACCCTACATGTATTTCAGGGCTGTAAGCGAAAACCGAATCCTGGTTGGGGGCCGCGATGACCCTTTTCATCATCCGCATATCCAGCCTTCTGTTATTAAACGAAAGGCGGGCATGCTGCAGCAGGCTTTTCTCAAAAAAATGCCGCACATCCCATTAAAAGCTGATTTTAGCTGGGCCGGTGCTTTTGCAAACACTAAAGATGGCTTGCCTTATATTGGCAGCATCCCCGAAAGACCGGACACTTATTTTGCGCTTGGCTTTGGAGGTAATGGTATCACTTTTAGCGTAATTGCTGCTGAAATCATCCATGATCTTATCCTGGAGAAAAAGAACGAGCATGTTCAATTGTTCAGTTTTAACAGGTAG
- a CDS encoding site-specific integrase: MRSSNTFGIQFVIRLSKLQKTEPATVFARISVNGRRCEISLKKKINPQNWDDVKGKARGTKDEIRKLNEHIERVRTLIADGYHALVQQKKVVTVDAVKALFLGDDENEMTLIKLGEYHNSEMKDKLADGTMKNYYTTQKYIAKFLKEKLHRNDISLAELNYKFIIDFETYLSKHQPKDHQKPLHNNGIMKHLERLCKMVNMAVTMDWLNKDPFAKFKQHFDKVERFYLTKEELAAIEKKKFSIERLQTVKDLFLFSCYTGLAYIDTMNLTTENIIKGIDGNDWLITSRQKTATDVRVPLLPQAEALIKKYKNHPKASNHGTLFPVISNQKTNSYLKEIADLCNINKAITFHIARHTFATTVTLSNGVPIESVSKMLGHTTIRSTQVYAKVVEQKLSEDMLNLRKRMANQ; encoded by the coding sequence ATGAGGAGCAGTAACACATTTGGTATTCAGTTTGTAATCAGGCTGTCCAAGCTACAAAAAACCGAACCCGCAACAGTATTTGCGCGTATCTCTGTTAACGGCAGGCGTTGTGAAATTTCTTTGAAAAAGAAGATCAACCCGCAAAATTGGGATGATGTAAAGGGTAAAGCGCGGGGTACGAAAGATGAAATCCGCAAACTTAATGAGCATATTGAGCGGGTACGCACATTGATAGCCGATGGCTATCATGCCCTGGTGCAACAGAAAAAAGTTGTAACAGTTGATGCAGTTAAAGCCTTATTTCTCGGAGACGATGAAAATGAAATGACTTTGATAAAACTTGGCGAGTATCATAATTCAGAAATGAAAGATAAGCTTGCCGATGGTACAATGAAGAATTATTATACCACCCAAAAGTATATTGCAAAGTTTCTAAAGGAAAAACTTCACAGGAATGATATTAGTCTCGCCGAGTTGAACTACAAGTTTATAATTGACTTTGAGACCTATTTAAGCAAGCATCAACCTAAAGACCACCAAAAGCCATTACATAACAACGGCATCATGAAACACCTTGAACGCCTTTGTAAAATGGTAAATATGGCGGTTACGATGGATTGGTTAAACAAAGACCCTTTTGCTAAGTTCAAACAGCATTTTGATAAGGTGGAAAGGTTTTACCTTACCAAAGAGGAATTAGCAGCCATCGAGAAGAAAAAATTTAGCATCGAGCGTTTGCAAACCGTTAAAGACCTTTTTCTTTTCAGTTGTTACACAGGTTTGGCCTATATAGATACAATGAACCTGACCACTGAAAACATTATTAAAGGCATCGACGGAAACGATTGGCTGATTACGAGCAGGCAGAAAACCGCTACTGATGTGCGTGTTCCTTTATTACCACAAGCCGAAGCATTGATAAAGAAGTATAAAAATCACCCCAAAGCTTCTAATCATGGCACTTTGTTCCCGGTGATTTCCAATCAAAAGACAAACTCATATCTTAAAGAGATTGCCGATTTGTGCAACATCAACAAAGCTATAACTTTTCACATAGCCAGGCACACTTTCGCAACAACGGTAACTTTGAGTAACGGGGTGCCAATTGAATCAGTTAGTAAAATGCTTGGACACACCACTATTCGTTCAACACAGGTATATGCAAAAGTCGTTGAACAGAAACTTAGTGAGGATATGTTGAATTTGCGAAAAAGGATGGCTAACCAGTAA
- a CDS encoding helix-turn-helix transcriptional regulator: MEIINQEALSRCVRDAVRAELQEHFKMGETSPQDERLLSKQELSEELGVSLVTLTDWMKKGLPYLRLHKRVYFKKSEVLKIMQQKTKD, translated from the coding sequence ATGGAAATCATCAACCAGGAAGCCCTAAGCCGGTGTGTCAGGGATGCAGTCAGGGCAGAATTACAGGAACATTTTAAGATGGGCGAAACATCGCCACAGGACGAACGGCTATTGTCCAAACAAGAACTGTCCGAAGAATTGGGCGTGTCATTGGTCACGCTTACGGACTGGATGAAAAAGGGGCTACCCTATTTACGCCTGCATAAGCGGGTTTATTTCAAAAAGAGCGAAGTGCTCAAAATCATGCAACAAAAAACTAAAGATTAA
- a CDS encoding helix-turn-helix domain-containing protein, producing MNIEFITKEDLKKLENLLHEIKGLLKPGQGQSKQWLKSYEVRKLLNISPGTLQNLRVNGTLRYTKIGGLLYYKREDIETLLEGNGK from the coding sequence ATGAACATCGAGTTTATCACGAAAGAGGATTTGAAAAAGTTGGAGAACTTATTACACGAGATCAAGGGACTTTTAAAGCCAGGTCAGGGTCAAAGTAAGCAGTGGTTAAAAAGCTACGAGGTCAGGAAGCTGCTTAATATTTCGCCCGGCACTTTGCAGAATTTAAGGGTCAACGGCACTCTCCGATATACCAAGATCGGCGGCCTGCTTTATTACAAGCGGGAGGACATTGAAACACTTTTGGAGGGCAACGGCAAGTAG
- a CDS encoding plasmid mobilization protein → METTVKTVTKTAKSKHKGGRPKVSIKRESHAKIRLTATERILYNGRAKDAGMSLSDFVRAAVKSARVIARLSVEDMKIMRMMMGLANNLNQLTRLAHRDGLLSVARKCSEVLNEIDQALKYFNNDDR, encoded by the coding sequence ATGGAAACCACAGTAAAGACCGTAACAAAAACGGCAAAGTCGAAGCACAAGGGCGGCAGGCCGAAAGTCAGCATCAAGCGTGAATCCCACGCCAAGATCCGGCTGACTGCTACCGAGCGAATACTATACAATGGCCGCGCTAAAGATGCAGGAATGAGCTTAAGCGATTTTGTAAGAGCGGCGGTAAAGTCCGCAAGGGTTATCGCCCGGCTATCGGTGGAGGATATGAAAATAATGCGCATGATGATGGGACTTGCCAACAACTTAAACCAGTTGACCCGGCTTGCCCATCGGGACGGGCTACTTTCCGTTGCCCGAAAATGCAGTGAAGTTTTAAACGAGATTGACCAGGCATTAAAATATTTCAACAACGATGATCGCTAA
- a CDS encoding relaxase/mobilization nuclease domain-containing protein, which yields MIAKIPKPGRSFGGVVEYNVLKKDAELLFADGIRTDHVKHMIADFNMQRKLNPGLGQAVGHIALSFSANDKGKLTNDLMTAIAKDYLQRMKIDNTQVLIVRHQDKAHPHLHIVYNRVNNDGKTIADSFQQYKSIKVTKALTLQDGLFIASDKKQVNREQLKGADKVKYELYDKIKAASKQATTMGELKQVLAKHGIITHYKLKSGTLEIQGVSFSKGKYTFKGSEIDRSLSYGNLTKQLQEQVKEKQVADQQPSLAQQLRDVLAIQQGKEQESTAKQVFGAALDLFGQMPVIATDPEPPRKRKKKGQGEDEEQSRGMRI from the coding sequence ATGATCGCTAAAATACCCAAGCCCGGCAGAAGTTTTGGCGGTGTCGTGGAATACAATGTACTGAAAAAGGATGCGGAGTTGCTTTTTGCCGATGGCATAAGGACAGATCATGTAAAGCACATGATAGCAGATTTTAATATGCAGCGGAAACTTAATCCCGGATTGGGTCAGGCGGTCGGTCACATTGCGTTAAGCTTTAGTGCAAATGATAAAGGCAAATTGACAAACGACCTGATGACCGCTATTGCTAAAGACTATCTGCAAAGAATGAAAATTGATAACACGCAGGTTTTGATTGTCCGGCATCAGGATAAAGCACACCCGCATCTGCACATCGTTTATAACCGGGTTAACAATGATGGCAAAACCATTGCAGATAGTTTTCAGCAGTATAAAAGCATTAAGGTTACTAAGGCGCTCACTTTACAGGATGGATTATTCATTGCTTCCGACAAGAAACAAGTCAACCGGGAGCAGCTTAAAGGTGCCGATAAAGTCAAGTACGAATTGTACGATAAGATCAAGGCCGCGAGCAAGCAGGCAACTACTATGGGGGAATTAAAGCAGGTATTGGCTAAACATGGAATCATCACGCATTATAAGTTAAAAAGCGGCACACTGGAGATACAGGGAGTTAGTTTCAGCAAAGGCAAGTACACCTTTAAAGGCTCGGAAATTGACCGCAGTTTGAGTTATGGTAACCTGACCAAGCAGCTACAGGAGCAAGTTAAAGAAAAACAGGTAGCAGATCAGCAGCCATCGTTAGCGCAGCAATTACGGGACGTATTAGCTATCCAGCAAGGGAAAGAACAAGAAAGTACGGCGAAGCAAGTATTTGGAGCAGCTCTTGACCTGTTCGGTCAGATGCCAGTAATCGCTACCGACCCCGAACCACCCCGTAAACGCAAAAAGAAAGGCCAGGGCGAGGACGAAGAACAAAGCAGAGGTATGAGAATTTAA
- a CDS encoding helix-turn-helix domain-containing protein, protein METSAKPSNNHIGRKIGRIREMRGIKQDTLATELGISQQAISRIEQSETIEDEVLEKIAKILGVTTEAIKNFTEEAVVNYFNNTFHGSNHGPFYHCTFNPLDKLLELVEENKKLYERLVQAEREKNDLLTGK, encoded by the coding sequence ATGGAAACATCTGCTAAACCCTCAAACAATCATATAGGTAGAAAAATTGGCCGCATTCGCGAGATGCGTGGTATCAAGCAAGATACGCTTGCTACCGAATTAGGCATAAGCCAACAAGCAATATCTCGGATTGAACAGAGCGAAACTATCGAGGATGAGGTATTAGAAAAGATTGCCAAAATATTGGGTGTAACAACAGAGGCTATAAAAAATTTCACCGAAGAAGCAGTAGTTAACTATTTTAACAATACATTCCACGGTAGTAATCATGGCCCATTTTACCACTGCACGTTTAACCCGTTAGATAAACTGTTGGAATTAGTCGAGGAAAATAAAAAGCTATACGAACGCTTGGTTCAAGCAGAAAGAGAAAAAAACGATCTTTTAACAGGTAAATAA
- a CDS encoding HEPN domain-containing protein → MNNINFFNGSVMNNVIINGSRITIAGITMEIDTIIETAYKKLLAQARERIMVLEAALNREFPIEDLVDDHYATEEQGKEMDELIQKVAEKYNLSHIFCFARKSNISNDFNAFGDLSPGVAIELHHFLLFITKGSERVEHEIQDYINNHFKSFKVTALSHSFENARNAIAQGNRFFVTAFKGISLYHDKETFLDIEMPKLNPVNTLEKAERRFHDHIRMASGFLHSASICIRNEKFFENGVFSLHQAVEQACIAIIKVHTGYRIDLHNIARLLNLCKFISERPANLFLPGDPESERLFQILRDSYGNARYKEDFKIDEADAINILEKVAAFVELAENICLDWINNLRTEISHKESNNTEVELTTE, encoded by the coding sequence ATGAACAACATTAATTTTTTCAATGGCTCCGTGATGAATAATGTAATCATTAACGGGTCGCGTATCACCATAGCGGGTATCACTATGGAAATCGATACGATAATAGAAACGGCCTACAAAAAATTATTGGCTCAGGCGCGTGAACGCATAATGGTTTTAGAAGCGGCACTTAATCGGGAATTTCCCATTGAAGACTTGGTAGATGACCATTATGCAACAGAGGAACAGGGCAAAGAAATGGATGAGCTAATACAGAAAGTAGCTGAAAAATACAACTTATCACATATCTTTTGTTTTGCCCGGAAAAGTAATATATCAAACGATTTCAATGCCTTCGGTGATTTAAGTCCCGGCGTTGCCATCGAACTGCACCATTTTCTATTATTCATCACAAAAGGTTCAGAACGCGTAGAACATGAAATACAGGACTATATTAATAACCACTTTAAAAGCTTTAAAGTAACCGCTTTATCTCACAGTTTTGAAAATGCCCGGAATGCCATAGCACAAGGCAATCGTTTCTTTGTCACCGCATTTAAGGGCATTAGTCTGTACCACGACAAGGAAACTTTCCTTGATATTGAAATGCCGAAACTCAACCCAGTTAATACACTTGAAAAGGCTGAAAGGCGGTTTCACGACCATATAAGAATGGCATCGGGCTTTTTACACAGTGCATCTATCTGCATCCGTAATGAAAAATTCTTTGAGAACGGTGTTTTCTCGCTTCATCAGGCGGTTGAGCAGGCTTGCATAGCAATTATAAAAGTGCATACTGGCTATAGGATTGATTTACATAACATTGCACGCCTTTTGAACTTATGTAAGTTTATTTCAGAACGACCCGCTAATTTATTTCTCCCCGGCGATCCGGAATCTGAAAGGCTATTTCAAATTCTCCGGGACAGCTATGGCAATGCCCGATATAAGGAAGATTTTAAAATAGACGAAGCGGACGCAATCAATATTTTAGAAAAGGTTGCTGCATTTGTAGAGTTGGCAGAAAATATTTGCCTTGACTGGATAAATAATCTTCGCACCGAGATAAGTCACAAGGAAAGCAACAACACCGAAGTCGAACTCACAACAGAATGA